From Deltaproteobacteria bacterium, a single genomic window includes:
- a CDS encoding GH3 auxin-responsive promoter family protein, which yields MDPAFQAALAANRNAWRLFHEQTGAPKQSQEDVLLRLIRQNQQTAFGHEHGFASIKSIRDYRKQVRIADYERFRSYIDDLKTGAQNILTDEPPLMFTMTSGSTGEPKLIPVTESTRASHAALTQLWYGRAFADHPTCATGKVFGLVGAAEEGRTPGGIPYGAASGLIYRSSPGWIQQAHALPYEIAEIKDFEAKYYVAMRLGLEQNVTFLGTPNPSTILRLVECANRYKQDILKDIHDGSLAARFDIAGDIRAAIASRVSPNRQRALELEALMRGEEGLRPKAYWPNLGLIGCWKGGSVGVRLKEFEMWFGPDMPVRDLGYMASEAQMSLPISDNASAGILAIATNFYEFIPESEMGSAHPVTLTADALEIGVDYYLILTTASGLYRYDINDIVRVTDFYEKTPVIEFLRKGRDVTNITGEKLHVNQVIQALKQAQETSHVSVHRFHASADVAQSRYVFAVETDAAANPQTLLGFIGELDAQLGRLNVEYAQKRQSQRLKPPTLWVMKPGWFERKMAAALQRGARDSQFKAQLLSTTLEPTEEILSVVEAKHSAP from the coding sequence ATGGACCCTGCATTTCAAGCCGCCCTCGCTGCGAACCGCAACGCCTGGCGTCTGTTTCACGAACAGACCGGCGCACCCAAACAGTCGCAAGAAGATGTACTTCTCAGACTCATACGGCAAAATCAGCAAACCGCTTTCGGTCATGAGCACGGCTTCGCCAGCATCAAGAGCATACGCGACTATCGCAAACAGGTGCGGATTGCCGATTACGAGCGTTTTCGCTCCTACATCGATGACCTGAAAACCGGCGCGCAAAACATCCTAACCGACGAGCCGCCGCTGATGTTCACCATGACCAGCGGCAGCACCGGCGAACCGAAACTCATTCCAGTCACCGAATCGACGCGCGCATCCCACGCCGCGCTTACACAGCTTTGGTACGGCCGCGCCTTTGCGGACCATCCCACCTGCGCCACAGGCAAAGTTTTCGGCCTCGTCGGCGCCGCCGAGGAAGGGCGCACACCGGGCGGCATTCCCTACGGCGCCGCCTCGGGTTTGATTTACCGATCGAGCCCCGGCTGGATTCAGCAGGCACACGCCCTGCCCTACGAGATCGCCGAGATCAAAGACTTCGAAGCGAAGTATTATGTCGCGATGCGTCTTGGGCTGGAACAAAACGTGACGTTCCTCGGCACGCCCAATCCAAGCACGATCCTGCGCTTAGTCGAATGCGCCAATCGCTACAAACAGGACATTCTCAAAGACATTCACGACGGCAGTCTCGCCGCGCGTTTTGATATTGCCGGTGATATCCGAGCCGCAATCGCGTCGAGAGTCTCTCCCAACCGGCAACGCGCCCTAGAGCTGGAAGCGCTGATGCGCGGTGAGGAAGGACTGCGGCCCAAAGCCTATTGGCCCAATCTGGGGCTCATTGGCTGCTGGAAGGGCGGCAGCGTCGGTGTGCGTCTGAAGGAATTTGAAATGTGGTTCGGCCCAGACATGCCAGTACGCGACCTTGGCTACATGGCAAGCGAAGCACAGATGTCGCTGCCGATCAGCGACAACGCCTCAGCCGGCATTTTGGCGATCGCGACCAATTTCTACGAATTCATCCCAGAGTCAGAGATGGGCAGCGCGCATCCAGTGACGCTGACCGCCGACGCACTGGAAATCGGCGTGGACTATTATTTAATTCTCACCACCGCCAGCGGCCTGTATCGCTACGACATCAACGATATCGTCCGCGTCACCGACTTTTACGAAAAGACGCCGGTCATCGAGTTTTTGCGCAAGGGCCGCGACGTCACCAACATCACCGGCGAAAAGCTGCACGTTAACCAAGTGATACAGGCACTGAAACAGGCCCAGGAAACGAGCCATGTCTCCGTGCACCGCTTCCATGCCAGCGCCGATGTCGCACAATCGCGCTACGTCTTTGCGGTGGAGACCGACGCAGCCGCGAATCCGCAAACGCTGCTAGGCTTCATCGGCGAGCTCGACGCCCAGCTCGGCAGATTAAATGTGGAATATGCCCAAAAACGCCAATCGCAGCGACTCAAGCCACCCACACTGTGGGTAATGAAACCCGGATGGTTTGAGCGCAAAATGGCTGCCGCCCTGCAGCGCGGTGCGCGCGACAGCCAGTTCAAAGCCCAGCTGCTCAGCACAACGCTTGAGCCGACCGAAGAAATCTTGAGCGTGGTCGAAGCCAAGCACTCTGCGCCATGA